From a region of the Podarcis muralis chromosome 16, rPodMur119.hap1.1, whole genome shotgun sequence genome:
- the GNAZ gene encoding guanine nucleotide-binding protein G(z) subunit alpha, which yields MGCRQSSEEKEAARRSRRIDRHLRSESQRQRREIKLLLLGTSNSGKSTIVKQMKIIHSGGFNLEACKEYKPLIIYNAIDSLTRIIRALATLKIEFHNPDRAYDAVQLFALTGPAESKGEITPELLGVMKRLWADPGVQECFCRSNEYHLEDNAAYYLNDLERIAALDYIPTVEDILRSRDMTTGIVENKFTFKELTFKMVDVGGQRSERKKWIHCFEGVTAIIFCVELSGYDLKLYEDNQTSRMAESLRLFDSICNNNWFINTSLILFLNKKDLLAEKIRRIPLTVCFPEYKGQNTYEEAAVYIQRQFEDLNRNKETKEIYSHFTCATDTSNIQFVFDAVTDVIIQNNLKYIGLC from the exons ATGGGATGTAGGCAAAGCTCTGAGGAGAAAGAGGCAGCGCGGCGGTCCCGGAGAATTGACCGCCACCTGCGCTCTGAGAGTCAGCGGCAGCGGCGCGAGATCAAGCTCTTACTCCTTGGCACCAGCAACTCTGGCAAAAGCACCATTGTCAAGCAGATGAAAATCATCCACAGCGGCGGCTTCAACTTGGAGGCCTGCAAGGAGTACAAGCCTTTGATTATCTATAACGCCATCGACTCCCTCACTCGCATCATCCGCGCCCTGGCCACTCTGAAAATCGAGTTCCACAATCCCGACCGCGCCTACGATGCGGTGCAGCTTTTTGCTCTGACGGGCCCCGCGGAAAGCAAAGGGGAGATCACGCCCGAGCTGCTCGGGGTGATGAAGAGGCTCTGGGCTGACCCCGGGGTACAGGAGTGTTTCTGTCGCTCCAATGAGTACCATCTAGAGGATAATGCTGCCTACTACTTGAATGACCTAGAAAGGATTGCTGCATTAGATTACATCCCGACGGTCGAAGACATTCTGCGCTCTCGGGACATGACCACAGGGATTGTGGAAAACAAGTTTACTTTCAAAGAGCTGACTTTTAAAATGGTGGACGTTGGCGGGCAGAGGTCTGAGCGTAAAAAATGGATCCACTGTTTTGAGGGGGTTACAGCAATAATTTTCTGTGTGGAGCTGAGTGGATATGACTTGAAGCTGTATGAAGATAACCAAACG AGTCGGATGGCTGAGAGCCTTCGTCTTTTTGACTCCATTTGCAACAACAACTGGTTTATCAACACCTCCCTCATCCTCTTCCTGAATAAGAAGGATCTGCTGGCCGAAAAAATCCGCCGCATCCCTCTGACAGTCTGTTTTCCGGAGTACAAAGGCCAAAACACTTACGAGGAGGCAGCTGTCTACATCCAGCGTCAGTTTGAGGACTTGAACCGCAACAAGGAGACCAAGGAGATTTATTCACATTTCACTTGCGCCACTGACACCAGTAATATC